In a genomic window of Urocitellus parryii isolate mUroPar1 chromosome 2, mUroPar1.hap1, whole genome shotgun sequence:
- the Son gene encoding protein SON isoform X3 has translation MAADIEQVFRSFVVSKFREIQQELSSGRSEGQLNGETNTPIEGNQAGDAGASARSLPNEEIVQKIEEVLSGVLDTELRYKPDLKEASRKSRCVSVQTDPTDEIPTKKSKKHKKHKNKKKKKKKEKEKKYKRQPEESESKPKSHHDGNIDLESDSFLKFDSEPSAMALEHPIRSFGLSESSESPTVMLEPPVVSMEVSEPHILETLKPATKTAELSVGSTSLISEQSVAATLEPSTTKILDSFATAPATTVGLKSAEPVVTSVEYQTKSVLKSLESTSPEPSKIKLVVEPPVAKVQEPLDTLVTASDTPTEVHPEPSTSTTVDFPESSATEVLRFPEQPVEVPSEIADSSMTRPQELLELSKTTALELPESSVASVLELPGLPATSKSELQGPPVTPVLELPGPSATPVPELSGPLSTPVPELPGPPATAVPELPGPSVTPVPQLSQELPGPPAPSMGLEPPQEVPEPPVMAQELPGLPAVSATVELPGQPAVTVAMELTEQPVTTTEFEQPVGMTTVEHPGHPEVTAATGLLGQPEATMVLELPGQPVATTALELSGQPSVTGVPELPGLPSATRALELSGQSVAAGALELPGQLMATGALEFSGQSGAAGALELLGQPLATGVLELPGQPGAPELPGQPVATVALEISVQSVVTTSELSTMTVSQSLEVPSTTALESYNTVAQELPATLVGETSVTVGVDPLMAQESHMLASNTMETHMLASNTMDSQMLASNTMDSQMLASNTMDSQMLASSTMDSQMLASSTMDSQMLATSSMDSQMLATSTMDSQMLATSSMDSQMLATSSMDSQMLATSSMDSQMLATSSMDSQMLATSTMDSQMLATSTMDSQMLATSSMDSQMLASGTMDSQMLASGTMDAQMLASGTMDAQMLASSTQDSAMLGSKSPDPYRLAQDPYRLAQDPYRLGHDPYRLGHDAYRLGQDPYRLGHDPYRLTPDPYRMSPRPYRIAPRSYRIAPRPYRLAPRPLMLASRRSMMMSYAAERSMMSSYERSMMSYERSMMSPMAERSMMSAYERSMMSAYERSMMSPMAERSMMSAYERSMMSAYERSMMSPMADRSMMSMGADRSMMSSYSAADRSMMSSYSAADRSMMSSYTADRSMMSMAADSYTDSYTDTYTEAYMVPPLPPEEPPTMPPLPPEEPPMTPPLPPEEPPEGPALPTEQAALTAENTWPSEVSALPSEECVSQPEPAVSQSEISEPPAVPANYSVTGSESSVLASEAIVTVPEPPPELESSVTSIPVESAVVAEEHESIPERPVTCMVSEMPISSEPSMLTSEPPMMSEAAETFDSMRAAGHVASEVSMSLLEPEPTESILELPGMAGPVPPAVAGTAPPVVAGPEPPVVAGPEPPAVAGPEPPAVAGPEPPPVAGPEPPAVTELESQAVAVPEPPTMVEPEMVTIPVSVVSALEPSVPVLEPAVSFLQPAMIVSEPCVSVQESTVTFSESAVTVSEQTQVTSAEMALVSTPVIVGSNVVSSHVMKGVTLLSGDQTFSPDISMQEIPLHSGEEPHVEGHVKSDSYENEHGISTDLSLNNYIIAKDMEHNTESIASTGPVGETGEEKVLPMNETKQCSVLDICPGISEADVGGTLSSIGPLVLEPDTTETNKGIEFVTASALSSVSKYDEVSLTTQDTEHDMVISNSPSGGSEADIEGPLPAKDIHLDLTSNNLISKDTEEPLPVRESDQILAVALSPKESSGEDKEVPLSTKEMSDSGFSANIDEINEADLVRPLLPKDMERLTSLRAGIEGPLLASEAERDKSAASPVVTSVPERASESSSEEKDDYEIFVKVKDTHEKSKKNKNRDKGEKEKKRDSSLRSRSKRSKSSEHKSRKRTSESRSRARKRSSKSKSHRSQTRSRSRSRRRRRSSRSRSKSRGRRSVSKEKRKRSPKHRSKSRERKRKRSSSRDNRKAVRARSRTPSRRSRSHTPSRRRRSRSVGRRRSFSISPSRRSRTPSRRSRTPSRRSRTPSRRSRTPSRRSRTPSRRSRTPSRRRRSRSVVRRRSFSISPVRLRRSRTPLRRRFSRSPIRRKRSRSSERGRSPKRLTDLDKAQLLEIAKANAAAMCAKAGVPLPPNLKPAPPPTIEEKVAKKSGGATIEELTEKCKQIAQSKEDDDVIVNKPHVSDEEEEEPPFYHHPFKLSEPKPIFFNLNIAAAKPTPPKSQVTLTKEFPVSSGSQHRKKEADSVYGEWVPVEKNGEENKDDDNVFSSNLPSEPVDISTAMSERALAQKRLSENAFDLEAMSMLNRAQERIDAWAQLNSIPGQFTGSTGVQVLTQEQLANTGAQAWIKKGQILVAVFLPRSVPAVLFTTLLLPRPRISS, from the exons ATGGCGGCCGACATCGAGCAGGTTTTTAGGTCTTTCGTGGTCAGTAAATTCCGGGAAATCCAACAGGAGCTTTCCAG TGGAAGGAGTGAAGGCCAGCTGAATGGTGAAACAAATACACCTATTGAAGGAAACCAGGCAGGTGATGCAGGTGCCTCTGCCAGGAGCCTACCAAATGAAGAAATAGTGCAGAAGATAGAGGAAGTGCTTTCTGGGGTCTTAGATACAGAACTACGATATAAGCCAG atttgaAAGAGGCCTCCAGAAAAAGCAGATGTGTATCTGTACAAACAGATCCTACTGATGAAATTCCCACCAAAAAGTCAAAGAAGCATaaaaagcacaaaaacaaaaagaagaaaaagaagaaagaaaaggaaaaaaagtacaaaagacAGCCAGAAGAATCTGAGTCAAAGCCGAAATCTCATCATGATGGGAACATAGATTTAGAATCTGATTCCTTTTTAAAGTTTGATTCTGAACCTTCAGCAATGGCACTGGAGCATCCTATAAGATCATTTGGCCTATCTGAGTCCAGTGAATCCCCTACAGTTATGCTGGAACCTCCTGTAGTATCAATGGAGGTTTCGGAGCCACACATCTTAGAAACTCTGAAGCCAGCTACAAAAACTGCAGAACTCTCAGTTGGATCTACATCACTTATCTCAGAACAGTCTGTGGCAGCAACATTGGAACCATCTACAACAAAGATTCTGGATTCCTTTGCAACAGCGCCTGCTACAACAGTAGGGCTGAAGTCAGCTGAGCCAGTTGTAACGTCAGTGGAGTATCAGACAAAATCTGTGCTGAAATCTTTGGAGAGCACCTCTCCAGAGCCATCAAAGATCAAGTTGGTGGTAGAGCCTCCAGTAGCAAAAGTGCAAGAGCCATTAGACACCCTTGTGACCGCATCAGACACACCTACTGAGGTGCACCCTGAACCAAGCACATCAACAACAGTGGATTTTCCAGAGTCATCTGCAACTGAAGTGCTAAGATTTCCAGAGCAACCTGTAGAAGTACCATCGGAGATTGCAGATTCATCAATGACAAGACCACAGGAGTTGCTGGAGCTGTCTAAGACCACAGCGTTGGAGCTGCCGGAGTCGTCGGTAGCCTCAGTGCTGGAGTTGCCGGGGCTACCTGCGACCTCCAAGTCGGAGTTGCAGGGGCCCCCTGTGACTCCAGTGCTGGAGTTACCTGGGCCCTCTGCTACCCCGGTGCCAGAGTTGTCAGGGCCCCTTTCTACCCCAGTGCCTGAGTTGCCAGGGCCCCCTGCGACTGCAGTGCCTGAGTTGCCGGGGCCCTCTGTGACACCAGTGCCACAGTTGTCGCAGGAATTGCCAGGGCCTCCAGCACCATCCATGGGGTTGGAGCCACCACAGGAGGTACCAGAGCCACCTGTGATGGCACAGGAGTTGCCAGGGTTGCCTGCAGTGTCAGCGACAGTAGAGTTGCCAGGGCAGCCTGCGGTAACAGTAGCAATGGAGTTGACCGAACAACCTGTGACGACAACAGAGTTCGAGCAGCCTGTGGGGATGACAACGGTGGAACATCCTGGGCATCCTGAGGTGACAGCAGCAACAGGGTTGCTGGGGCAGCCTGAGGCAACTATGGTGCTGGAGTTGCCAGGACAGCCAGTGGCAACAACAGCGCTGGAGTTGTCTGGGCAGCCTTCGGTGACTGGGGTGCCAGAGTTGCCAGGGCTGCCTTCGGCAACTAGGGCACTGGAGTTGTCGGGGCAGTCTGTGGCAGCTGGGGCACTAGAGTTGCCTGGGCAGCTCATGGCAACTGGGGCACTGGAGTTCTCAGGGCAGTCTGGGGCAGCTGGAGCACTGGAGCTTTTGGGGCAGCCTCTGGCAACAGGGGTGCTTGAGTTGCCAGGGCAGCCTGGGGCGCCAGAGTTGCCTGGGCAGCCAGTGGCAACTGTGGCGCTGGAGATCTCTGTTCAGTCTGTGGTGACAACATCGGAGCTGTCAACGATGACCGTGTCGCAGTCCCTGGAGGTGCCCTCGACGACAGCGCTGGAATCCTATAATACGGTAGCACAGGAGCTGCCTGCTACATTAGTGGGGGAGACTTCTGTAACAGTAGGAGTGGATCCCTTGATGGCCCAAGAATCCCATATGTTAGCTTCTAACACCATGGAGACCCATATGTTAGCATCCAACACCATGGACTCCCAGATGCTAGCATCCAACACCATGGACTCCCAGATGCTAGCGTCCAACACCATGGACTCCCAGATGTTAGCCTCTAGCACCATGGACTCCCAGATGTTAGCCTCTAGCACCATGGACTCCCAGATGTTAGCAACTAGTTCCATGGACTCCCAGATGTTAGCAACTAGCACTATGGACTCCCAGATGTTAGCAACCAGTTCCATGGACTCCCAGATGTTAGCAACCAGCTCCATGGACTCCCAGATGTTAGCAACCAGCTCCATGGACTCCCAGATGTTAGCAACCAGCTCCATGGACTCCCAGATGTTAGCAACCAGCACCATGGACTCCCAGATGTTAGCAACCAGCACCATGGACTCCCAGATGTTAGCAACTAGTTCTATGGATTCCCAGATGTTAGCATCTGGCACTATGGATTCTCAAATGTTAGCTTCTGGCACCATGGATGCCCAGATGTTAGCCTCTGGTACCATGGATGCCCAGATGTTAGCCTCTAGTACCCAAGATTCTGCTATGTTGGGTTCAAAATCTCCTGATCCTTATAGGTTAGCTCAGGATCCTTACAGGTTAGCTCAGGATCCATATAGGTTGGGTCATGACCCTTATAGGTTAGGTCATGATGCTTACAGGTTAGGACAGGACCCCTATAGATTAGGCCATGATCCCTACAGACTAACTCCTGATCCCTATAGGATGTCACCTAGACCCTATAGAATAGCACCCAGGTCCTATAGAATAGCACCTAGGCCATATAGGTTAGCACCTAGACCCTTGATGTTAGCATCTAGACGTTCTATGATGATGTCCTATGCTGCAGAACGTTCCATGATGTCATCTTATGAACGCTCTATGATGTCTTATGAGCGGTCTATGATGTCCCCTATGGCTGAGCGCTCTATGATGTCAGCCTACGAGCGCTCTATGATGTCAGCCTACGAGCGCTCTATGATGTCTCCTATGGCTGAGCGCTCTATGATGTCAGCCTATGAGCGTTCTATGATGTCAGCTTATGAACGCTCCATGATGTCCCCAATGGCTGATCGATCTATGATGTCCATGGGTGCAGACCGGTCAATGATGTCATCATACTCTGCTGCTGACCGGTCTATGATGTCATCGTACTCTGCGGCTGACCGATCTATGATGTCATCTTATACTGCTGATCGTTCAATGATGTCTATGGCAGCTGATTCTTACACTGATTCTTATACTGATACATATACGGAGGCATATATGGTGCCACCTTTGCCTCCTGAAGAGCCCCCAACAATGCCACCATTGCCTCCTGAGGAGCCACCAATGACACCACCATTGCCTCCTGAGGAACCACCGGAGGGTCCTGCATTACCCACTGAGCAGGCAGCATTAACAGCTGAAAATACTTGGCCTTCAGAGGTGTCAGCATTACCCTCTGAAGAGTGTGTATCACAGCCTGAGCCTGCTGTGAGTCAAAGTGAGATTTCAGAGCCTCCGGCAGTGCCTGCTAATTATTCGGTGACAGGATCAGAGTCCTCAGTGTTAGCATCAGAGGCAATTGTGACTGTTCCAGAACCACCACCAGAGTTAGAGTCTTCAGTTACATCAATACCTGTTGAGTCTGCAGTAGTAGCAGAAGAACATGAAAGTATTCCAGAGAGACCAGTGACTTGTATGGTATCTGAAATGCCCATTTCATCTGAACCATCTATGTTAACATCAGAGCCTCCTATGATGTCAGAGGCAGCAGAAACATTTGATTCCATGAGAGCTGCAGGACATGTTGCCTCAGAGGTATCCATGTCCCTGTTGGAGCCAGAACCAACAGAGAGCATTCTGGAGCTACCAGGCATGGCTGGCCCAGTGCCTCCTGCTGTGGCTGGCACAGCGCCTCCTGTTGTGGCTGGCCCAGAGCCTCCTGTTGTGGCTGGCCCAGAGCCTCCTGCCGTGGCTGGCCCAGAACCTCCTGCCGTGGCTGGCCCAGAACCTCCTCCTGTGGCTGGCCCAGAACCACCAGCCGTGACTGAGTTAGAATCACAAGCTGTGGCTGTACCAGAGCCTCCCACCATGGTTGAGCCAGAGATGGTTACCATTCCTGTATCAGTTGTGTCTGCCCTGGAGCCTTCTGTGCCTGTTCTGGAACCAGCAGTGTCATTCCTTCAACCTGCTATGATTGTTTCAGAACCATGTGTTTCTGTCCAGGAGTCCACTGTGACATTTTCAGAGTCTGCTGTCACTGTTTCAGAGCAAACTCAAGTAACATCAGCTGAAATGGCTTTAGTCTCTACACCAGTGATAGTGGGATCTAATGTTGTATCATCACATGTTATGAAAGGGGTGACTTTACTATCTGGTGATCAAACTTTTTCTCCAGACATTAGCATGCAGGAGATTCCATTGCATTCAGGTGAAGAGCCACATGTGGAAGGACACGTGAAAAGTGACTCTTATGAAAATGAACATGGTATAAGTACAGACCTaagtttaaataattatataattgctAAAGATATGGAACATAATACAGAGTCTATTGCTAGCACTGGTCCTGTTGGTGAAACTGGTGAAGAAAAAGTTTTGCCCATGAATGAGACTAAACAATGCTCAGTATTGGATATCTGCCCTGGTATTAGTGAAGCTGATGTAGGAGGAACACTATCTTCTATTGGTCCTCTTGTTCTGGAACCTGATACAACGGAAACTAATAAGGGTATTGAGTTTGTGACAGCATCTGCTCTCAGTTCAGTTAGTAAATATGATGAGGTATCTTTAACTACTCAAGATACTGAACATGACATGGTAATTTCCAACAGCCCCAGTGGTGGTAGTGAAGCTGACATAGAGGGACCTTTGCCTGCTAAAGACATTCATCTTGATTTAACATCTAATAATCTTATTAGTAAGGATACAGAAGAACCATTACCTGTGAGAGAGAGTGACCAAATATTAGCAGTTGCTCTCAGCCCTAAAGAAAGTAGTGGAGAAGACAAAGAAGTACCTCTCTCTACTAAAGAGATGTCTGATTCAGGATTTTCTGCTAACATTGATGAAATTAATGAAGCGGATTTAGTGAGACCATTACTTCCTAAGGACATGGAACGACTTACAAGCCTTAGAGCTGGTATTGAAGGACCTTTACTTGCAAGTGAAGCTGAACGTGATAAATCGGCTGCCAGTCCAGTTGTAACTAGTGTACCAGAAAGGGCTTCAGAGTCTTCTTCAGAGGAAAAAGATGATTATGAAATTTTTGTAAAAGTTAAGGACACAcatgaaaaaagcaagaaaaataagaacCGTGACAaaggtgagaaagagaaaaaaagagactcTTCTTTAAGGTCTCGGAGTAAGCGTTCCAAATCTTCTGAACACAAGTCCCGTAAGCGTACCAGTGAGTCTCGTTCCAGGGCAAGGAAAAGATCATCAAAGTCCAAGTCTCATCGCTCACAAACACGTTCACGGTCACGTTCAAGacgcaggaggaggagcagcagatcAAGGTCAAAGTCTAGAGGTAGGCGATCTGTATCAAAAGAGAAGCGCAAAAGGTCTCCAAAGCACAGATCTAAGtccagggaaagaaaaagaaaaagatcaagcTCCAGGGATAATCGAAAAGCAGTTAGAGCTCGAAGTCGAACCCCAAGTCGTCGGAGTAGGAGTCACACTCCTAGTCGTCGAAGAAGGTCTAGATCTGTGGGTAGAAGGAGGAGTTTTAGCATTTCCCCCAGCCGAAGGAGCCGCACCCCAAGCCGAAGGAGCCGTACCCCCAGCCGAAGGAGCCGCACCCCCAGCCGAAGGAGCCGCACCCCCAGCCGAAGGAGCCGCACCCCCAGCCGAAGGAGCCGCACCCCCAGCCGTCGGAGAAGATCCAGGTCTGTGGTAAGAAGACGAAGCTTTAGTATATCACCAGTCAGATTAAGGAGATCAAGAACAcccttgagaagaagatttagtAGATCTCCCATCCGACGTAAGAGATCCAGGTCTTCTGAAAGAGGCAGATCACCGAAACGTCTAACAGATTTGG aTAAGGCTCAATTACTTGAAATAGCCAAAGCTAACGCAGCTGCCATGTGTGCTAAGGCTGGTGTTCCTTTACCGCCAAACCTGAAGCCTGCACCTCCACCTACAATAGAAGAGAAAGTTGCTAAAAAGTCAGGAGGAGCTACTATAGAAGAACTAACTGAG aaatgcaaacagaTTGCACAGAGTAAAGAAGATGATGATGTAATAGTGAATAAACCTCATGTTTcggatgaagaggaagaagaaccTCCTTTTTATCATCATCCCTTTAAACTCAGTGAACCCAAGCCCATTTTTTTCAATCTGAAT atTGCTGCAGCAAAGCCAACTCCGCCAAAAAGTCAGGTAACACTGACAAAAGAATTTCCTGTGTCATCTGGATCTCAGCATCGAAAAAAGGAAGCAGATAGTGTTTATGGAGAGTGGGTTCCTGTAGAGAAGAATggtgaagaaaacaaagatgatgATAATGTTTTCAGCAGCAATTTGCCCTCAGAG